Proteins encoded within one genomic window of Ammonifex degensii KC4:
- a CDS encoding RidA family protein, with the protein MKRERIVAPNAPSAIGPYSQAVRVGSLVFVSGQVPLDPSTGQLVEGDIGTQTERAIQNIEAILEAAGLGLKNVVKTTVFLTDINEFPVVNEVYARYFGDSLPARSAVQVAGLPKGARVEIEAIAWDPGHGKEGVAGKTSQ; encoded by the coding sequence ATGAAAAGGGAAAGAATAGTTGCTCCTAACGCTCCTTCGGCTATAGGGCCTTATTCTCAAGCTGTACGTGTAGGTTCATTGGTATTTGTCTCTGGCCAGGTACCGTTAGATCCGTCCACAGGTCAGTTAGTAGAGGGAGATATAGGAACGCAGACGGAGCGCGCTATTCAAAATATAGAGGCTATTCTTGAGGCAGCAGGCTTAGGACTGAAAAATGTAGTAAAGACTACAGTTTTTTTGACGGATATTAACGAATTTCCTGTTGTTAACGAGGTGTACGCACGTTATTTTGGAGATAGTTTGCCAGCTCGTTCGGCTGTCCAAGTTGCAGGTTTGCCTAAAGGAGCACGAGTGGAAATAGAAGCAATAGCATGGGATCCGGGTCACGGTAAAGAGGGTGTGGCAGGGAAAACCAGCCAATAA